One genomic segment of Amycolatopsis sp. Hca4 includes these proteins:
- a CDS encoding shikimate kinase, which yields MSPRAVVVGPPGSGKSTVGPLLAAALGVAFRDSDDDIVARAGRSISDIFAEDGEPAFRALEEEAVATALAEHDGVLSLGGGAPLTPGTRARLAEHTVVFLNVGLAAGVQRTGLSSARPLLAGVNPRATFKKLLDERVPVYREVATVEIVTDDRTPSEIVAHLVAELAAPAEAKE from the coding sequence GTGAGTCCGCGCGCGGTGGTCGTCGGGCCGCCGGGCTCGGGCAAGAGCACGGTCGGGCCGCTGCTGGCCGCCGCGCTCGGTGTCGCGTTCCGGGACAGCGATGACGACATCGTCGCTCGGGCCGGGCGCAGCATCTCCGACATCTTCGCGGAAGACGGGGAGCCCGCTTTCCGCGCGCTGGAAGAGGAAGCGGTCGCCACCGCGCTGGCCGAGCACGACGGCGTGCTCTCCCTGGGCGGCGGTGCGCCGCTCACCCCGGGCACCCGGGCGCGGCTGGCCGAGCACACCGTCGTGTTCCTCAACGTCGGCCTCGCGGCGGGGGTGCAGCGCACCGGGCTGTCCTCCGCGCGGCCGCTGCTGGCCGGGGTGAACCCCCGCGCCACCTTCAAGAAACTGCTCGACGAGCGGGTGCCCGTCTACCGCGAGGTCGCCACCGTCGAGATCGTCACCGACGATCGGACGCCCTCCGAGATCGTCGCGCACCTCGTGGCGGAGCTCGCCGCTCCCGCCGAAGCCAAGGAGTGA
- the aroQ gene encoding type II 3-dehydroquinate dehydratase, with product MKVFVFNGPNLGRLGKREPSVYGSTTHDDLAALCVKSGEELGIEVEVRQTDFEGELVGWLHEAADGGNPVVLNAGAWTHYSIAVRDAAAQLTAPLIELHISNVHKREAFRHHSVLSDIATAVIAGLGVDGYPLALRWLATHAG from the coding sequence GTGAAGGTGTTCGTCTTCAACGGCCCGAACCTCGGCCGGCTCGGCAAGCGCGAGCCGTCGGTCTACGGCTCGACGACGCACGACGACCTCGCGGCGCTGTGCGTCAAGAGCGGCGAGGAGCTGGGGATCGAGGTCGAGGTCCGGCAGACCGACTTCGAGGGCGAGCTGGTCGGCTGGCTGCACGAGGCCGCCGACGGCGGGAACCCGGTGGTGCTCAACGCGGGCGCGTGGACGCACTACTCGATCGCGGTGCGCGACGCCGCCGCGCAGCTGACCGCGCCGCTGATCGAGCTGCACATCTCCAACGTCCACAAGCGGGAGGCGTTCCGGCACCACAGCGTCCTTTCGGACATCGCCACGGCGGTCATCGCGGGTCTCGGCGTCGACGGCTACCCGCTGGCCCTGCGCTGGCTCGCCACGCACGCCGGATGA
- a CDS encoding GNAT family N-acetyltransferase, which produces MTLLATPRLTLRPLAEADREAVVEVFADPEMSRYFAADFSDPATASAMVDRRLAYDGPAGQGHWVIERDGRVIGVAHLRPSGELPGGVPELGYYVASAHAGQGLATEAARALLDHGLGTLGLPAVWALVHERNEASRKVAARLGFLDVGSGVHYGDLHRVLVALPAVSGRPHHIELWVPDLAEAERSWGWLLGELGWREFQRWPDGVSWRLGATYLVAEASPALTAEVHERTRPGLNHLALYVDTRAQVDDLAARALAHGWRPLFADRYPHAGGPAHYAAYLENEAGFEVELVAAEGPPAVE; this is translated from the coding sequence ATGACCCTGCTGGCGACACCGCGGCTCACGCTGCGGCCGCTGGCCGAGGCGGATCGCGAAGCCGTGGTGGAGGTGTTCGCCGACCCGGAGATGAGCCGGTACTTCGCGGCGGACTTCTCCGACCCGGCGACGGCGAGCGCGATGGTCGACCGCCGGCTGGCCTACGACGGCCCGGCCGGCCAGGGCCACTGGGTGATCGAGCGCGACGGCCGGGTGATCGGCGTCGCGCACCTGCGGCCGTCGGGGGAGCTGCCGGGCGGGGTGCCCGAGCTGGGCTACTACGTCGCGAGCGCGCACGCGGGGCAGGGCCTGGCCACCGAGGCGGCCCGCGCGCTGCTGGACCACGGGCTCGGCACGCTCGGCCTCCCGGCGGTGTGGGCACTGGTCCACGAGCGGAACGAGGCGAGCCGGAAGGTGGCTGCGCGCCTGGGCTTCCTCGACGTCGGCAGCGGCGTCCACTACGGCGACCTGCACCGGGTGCTGGTCGCGCTGCCGGCCGTGAGCGGGCGCCCGCACCACATCGAGCTGTGGGTGCCGGACCTCGCCGAAGCCGAGCGCAGCTGGGGCTGGCTCCTGGGCGAGCTGGGCTGGCGCGAGTTCCAACGCTGGCCGGACGGTGTCAGCTGGCGCCTCGGCGCGACGTACCTGGTGGCCGAGGCATCCCCGGCACTGACAGCAGAGGTGCACGAGCGCACGCGGCCGGGCCTGAACCACCTGGCGCTGTACGTGGACACCCGCGCGCAGGTCGACGACCTGGCGGCCCGCGCTCTCGCCCACGGATGGCGCCCGCTGTTCGCGGACCGCTACCCCCACGCGGGCGGCCCGGCCCACTACGCGGCGTACCTGGAGAACGAGGCGGGCTTCGAGGTCGAGCTGGTCGCAGCGGAGGGACCACCCGCGGTCGAGTGA
- the aroB gene encoding 3-dehydroquinate synthase, translating into MSDPVRIPVATAQPYDVVVGRGLLGDLTEHLAGASKIALIHPPTLTTTAEAIRDELAAAGLDAHRVEIPDAEDGKALTVAGFCWEVLGRIGLDRRGAVVGLGGGAVTDLAGFVAGTWMRGVRLVNVPTTLLGMVDASVGGKTGINTDAGKNLVGVFHEPSAVFVDLATLETLPPNELVAGMAEVVKAGFIADPRILELIEADPAAALDPAGDVLAELVRRSIQVKADVVAADLRESDLREILNYGHTLGHAIERRERYRWRHGAAVSVGLVFAAELARLAGRLDDATAARHASVLKLLGLPTTYDADALPQLLETMKGDKKTRSGALRFVVLDALAKPGRLEGPDPALLAAAYSAIASEPSRSGGSVLL; encoded by the coding sequence GTGTCTGATCCGGTGCGCATCCCGGTCGCCACGGCCCAGCCCTACGACGTCGTGGTCGGGCGCGGCCTGCTCGGCGACCTCACCGAGCACCTGGCCGGCGCTTCGAAGATCGCGCTGATCCACCCGCCCACGCTGACCACCACGGCCGAGGCCATCCGGGACGAGCTGGCCGCCGCGGGCCTGGACGCCCACCGCGTCGAAATCCCGGACGCCGAGGACGGCAAGGCGCTGACCGTCGCGGGCTTCTGCTGGGAGGTGCTCGGCCGGATCGGGCTGGACCGCCGCGGCGCCGTGGTCGGCCTCGGCGGCGGTGCCGTCACCGACCTCGCCGGGTTCGTCGCGGGCACGTGGATGCGCGGCGTCCGGCTGGTCAACGTGCCGACGACGCTCCTCGGCATGGTCGACGCGTCGGTCGGCGGCAAGACCGGCATCAACACCGACGCGGGCAAGAACCTGGTCGGGGTGTTCCACGAGCCGAGCGCGGTGTTCGTCGACCTCGCGACGCTGGAGACGCTGCCGCCGAACGAACTCGTCGCCGGCATGGCCGAGGTCGTCAAGGCCGGTTTCATCGCCGACCCGCGGATCCTGGAGCTGATCGAGGCCGACCCGGCCGCCGCGCTCGACCCGGCGGGTGACGTCCTGGCCGAGCTGGTCCGCCGGTCCATCCAGGTCAAGGCGGACGTCGTCGCCGCCGACCTGCGCGAATCCGACCTGCGGGAGATCCTCAACTACGGGCACACGCTCGGGCACGCCATCGAGCGCCGCGAGCGGTACCGGTGGCGGCACGGCGCCGCGGTCAGCGTCGGCCTCGTGTTCGCCGCCGAGCTGGCGCGGCTGGCCGGGCGGCTCGACGACGCCACGGCCGCGCGGCACGCCTCGGTGCTGAAGCTGCTCGGCCTGCCGACGACGTACGACGCCGACGCGCTGCCGCAGCTGCTGGAAACCATGAAGGGCGACAAGAAGACCCGCTCCGGGGCGCTGCGGTTTGTGGTCCTCGACGCGCTCGCGAAGCCCGGCCGGCTCGAGGGGCCGGACCCGGCGCTGCTCGCGGCCGCGTACTCGGCGATCGCGTCGGAGCCGTCCCGCAGCGGCGGGAGCGTGCTGCTGTGA